In one window of Denticeps clupeoides chromosome 2, fDenClu1.1, whole genome shotgun sequence DNA:
- the flt1 gene encoding vascular endothelial growth factor receptor 1 isoform X1, translating into MIGTLLLLILCGMLGCTLGKDKESKGKFSTPVLDVSEQQLVLEANQTLRLKCRGRWELLWALPSGVTKENQTLRVDESRCGKRETQHCSTLVLSHAKARHTGSFRCRYRHKQQKQAAVYVYVRDSQRPFVRVQKESPELMFLKEGEPLIFPCKVTWPDAVVSLIKWQAPIQTLIPDQKNIIWNSRQGFIIRSPSIVHTGLFSCEIKVNGVKHLQHYITHRPVNEILEVYLNSTRPVQTLQGGRLALNCTVTAPLNSRVTISWSYPGTANITKRIMPGKSQIMFYSILSISHLRKSDRGAYTCHVRNGPVHRETNTTVIVYDEPFLRLKHRQGSVLHASAGQKYYRLTPKLRAFPPAEVIWLKDGMVAAEKCSRYHAEGSSLVIRDVAEEDAGVYTVLTGIQQFGLYRNITYSLVVNVRPQIGEKAVSVQDPGTVQRGSRQALRCTTYGVPPPKIQWFWHPCPPKRKCEQPGASSRWTNVAEQTTATSTDNPVLSMGQKREWLQGRNKTVGVLTVAEAAVSGVYRCVASNSVGKDELDIRFYVTDVPDGFMVSLKEEPTEGGDLNLSCTANRHLYSELSWHRLPDVSVTTPIGPALGGEVAWGEFSNTLHLSLSNLTAGHSGTYRCSGHHLLTGELTHREARVDVTVLEAPVLMQNLSDCSVNVSSSVTLMCLAHGVPRPLITWYKDQQRLKEMSGIMLALRGETLHIDRITTDDQGLYTCQATNERGSVESSAYISVESSAESLSMEIPTLACTCVVATLFWLLITLLIRKLKQQNSSAGKTEYLSIVLDPGEGSLARQCERLQFDPSQWEFPRDRLKLEKPLGEGAFGKVMQASAFGINNATGCTTVAVKMLKEGATPSEHKALMTELKILNHIGHHLNVVNLLGACTRAGGPLMVIVEYCRHGNLSAYLKSKREVFFLTTVTTVRGRQYGGKRPLVITSSNQSSTSSGFEEEIEDNSVNPISPSETPLLLEDLISYSFQVAKGMEFLASRKCIHRDLAARNILLSDNNVVKICDFGLARDVYRNPDYVRKGDARLPLKWMSPESIFDKVFTTQSDVWSFGVLLWEIFSLGASPYPGLNIDEEFCHRLKQGTRMRAPEYSTPEIYSTMLACWEQNPADRPTFTGLVKTLGDLLQAQVQQDGKDYIPLSASFSDDGEFTWQDYKDASQRGYINTRRTETITTFEEDPHRENSDDNQTDSGMVLPSEELKRLRWSDKIHSDSLSKFFRLHSCQQDVGSSSVLPCVNGSPRGCRENRHPIIPCDSDSEDSYSPPPEYNLSFHYPSF; encoded by the exons ACAGCCAGCGGCCGTTCGTGAGGGTGCAGAAGGAGTCTCCGGAGCTGATGTTCCTGAAAGAAGGGGAGCCCCTCATCTTCCCCTGCAAGGTCACATGGCCAGACGCCGTGGTGTCTTTGATCAAG TGGCAAGCCCCGATCCAAACACTGATTCCAGATCAGAAAAACATCATCTGGAACAGCAGACAGGGGTTCATCATCCGCAGCCCCTCCATCGTCCACACCGGCCTCTTCTCCTGTGAAATAAAGGTCAACGGTGTCAAACATCTGCAGCACTACATCACCCACAGACCAG TGAACGAGATACTAGAAGTGTATTTGAACAGCACCCGTCCTGTCCAGACCCTTCAGGGAGGCCGACTGGCTCTTAACTGCACCGTCACAGCGCCACTTAACTCCAGAGTCACCATCAGCTGGAGCTACCCTGGGACG GCCAACATTACTAAACGTATAATGCCTGGGAAATCCCAGATAATGTTCTACAGCATCCTGTCTATCTCTCACCTTCGCAAGTCCGATCGGGGTGCCTACACTTGCCACGTCAGGAATGGCCCTGTGCATCGAGAGACCAACACCACTGTCATTGTCTATG ATGAACCGTTCCTCAGGTTGAAGCACAGACAAGGTTCTGTGCTTCATGCTTCAGCAGGGCAGAAATACTACCGGCTCACGCCGAAGCTACGAGCGTTTCCGCCCGCGGAGGTCATCTG GCTGAAGGATGGTATGGTGGCAGCAGAAAAGTGCTCTCGATACCACGCCGAGGGGAGCTCCCTGGTGATTCGAGATGTAGCTGAAGAAGATGCTGGCGTTTACACCGTCCTCACAGGAATCCAGCAGTTTGGGCTTTACCGCAATATCACATACTCTCTGGTTGTAAACG TGAGACCTCAGATCGGGGAGAAGGCCGTCTCGGTGCAGGATCCGGGAACAGTCCAGCGAGGCAGCAGGCAGGCCTTGCGCTGCACCACATATGGAGTCCCACCTCCCAAAATCCAGTGGTTCTGGCACCCATGTCCCCCAAAACGAAA GTGCGAGCAGCCAGGAGCTTCCTCCAGGTGGACCAACGTTGCAGAGCAGACGACGGCCACGTCCACGGACAACCCCGTCCTCAGCATGGGCCAGAAACGGGAGTGGCTGCAGGGCCGGAACAAG ACGGTGGGGGTCCTGACGGTGGCTGAGGCGGCTGTGTCCGGTGTGTACCGCTGCGTTGCCTCCAACTCAGTGGGCAAGGACGAGCTGGACATCCGTTTCTATGTCACAG ATGTTCCTGACGGGTTTATGGTGAGCTTAAAGGAGGAGCCAACCGAGGGCGGGGACCTTAACCTGTCCTGCACAGCCAATAGGCACCTCTATTCAGAGCTCTCCTGGCACAGACTGCCAGACGTGTCCGTGACCACACCCATTGGTCCTGCGTTGGGAGGTGAGGTCGCGTGGGGCGAGTTCTCCAACACTCTGCATCTGTCGCTTAGCAACCTTACAGCCGGACACTCCGGGACCTACCGCTGTTCTGGCCATCACCTGCTCACGGGGGAGCTCACACACCGCGAAGCCCGTGTGGATGTTACAG TCCTGGAGGCGCCGGTGCTGATGCAGAATCTGAGTGACTGCAGCGTGAACGTGAGCAGCTCCGTCACACTCATGTGTCTTGCCCATGGAGTCCCAAGGCCTCTTATCACATGGTATAAGGACCAACAGAGACTCAAAGAGATGTCCG GTATCATGCTGGCTCTGCGTGGTGAGACGCTTCACATCGACCGAATTACCACCGACGATCAGGGCCTCTACACCTGCCAGGCAACCAATGAGAGAGGCTCTGTGGAGAGCTCCGCCTACATTTCGGTCGAAA GCTCAGCTGAGTCTCTGTCCATGGAGATTCCCACTCTTGCATGTACCTGTGTAGTTGCCACTCTGTTCTGGTTGCTTATCACACTCCTCATTCGCAAACTGAAACAG CAAAACTCCTCAGCAGGCAAAACAGAGTATCTGTCCATAGTCCTGGACCCGGGGGAGGGCAGCCTTGCCCGGCAGTGTGAGAGGCTCCAGTTTGACCCGTCCCAGTGGGAGTTTCCCCGGGATCGTCTAAAACTGG AGAAGCCATTAGGAGAAGGCGCTTTTGGGAAGGTGATGCAGGCCTCGGCTTTTGGCATCAATAACGCTACAGGCTGCACAACTGTGGCGGTCAAGATGCTGAAAG AGGGAGCTACGCCCAGCGAACACAAAGCTCTGATGACAGAGCTGAAAATCCTGAACCACATTGGGCACCACCTCAATGTCGTCAATCTACTGGGGGCCTGCACAAGAGCTGGAG GACCTCTGATGGTGATTGTTGAGTACTGCAGGCATGGGAACCTTTCAGCCTACCTGAAGAGCAAGCGCGAGGTCTTCTTTTTGACCACTGTGACCACG GTCCGAGGAAGACAATATGGAGGGAAGAGGCCTCTGGTGATCACATCCAGCAACCAAAGCAGCACCAGCTCTGGGTTCGAGGAGGAGATCGAGGACAACAGTG TGAACCCCATTTCTCCCAGCGAAACCCCGTTGCTGCTGGAGGACCTAATTTCCTACAGCTTTCAGGTGGCCAAAGGAATGGAGTTCCTGGCTTCACGCAAG TGTATCCACCGTGACCTGGCTGCACgaaacatcttgctgtctgaTAACAACGTGGTGAAGATCTGTGACTTTGGCCTGGCCCGAGACGTCTACAGGAACCCCGATTACGTACGCAAGGGAGAC GCAAGACTTCCTCTGAAGTGGATGTCCCCGGAATCCATTTTTGACAAGGTGTTCACAACTCAGAGTGACGTGTGGTCTTTCGGAGTTCTGCTGTGGGAGATTTTTTCCCTGG GAGCTTCTCCATATCCAGGACTGAACATAGACGAGGAGTTCTGCCACAGGCTGAAGCAGGGCACCCGTATGCGCGCCCCTGAATACAGCACCCCTGAAAT CTACAGCACCATGCTGGCATGCTGGGAGCAGAACCCGGCAGATAGACCCACCTTCACCGGCCTGGTGAAGACACTGGGAGACCTCCTGCAGGCCCAGGTCCAGCAG gaTGGGAAGGATTATATTCCCCTCAGCGCATCTTTCTCTGACGACGGTGAATTTACATGGCAGGATTACAAAGATGCCAGCCAAAGAGG CTATATAAACACCAGACGGACAGAAACCATCACAACGTTTGAAGAAGATCCCCACAGGGAAAACTCTGAT GATAACCAGACAGACAGTGGCATGGTTCTGCCCTCTGAGGAGTTGAAAAGGCTGAGATGGAGCGACAAAATCCACTCTGACAGCCTGAGCAA GTTCTTTAGGCTCCACTCGTGTCAGCAGGACGTGGGTTCTTCTTCAGTGTTGCCATGTGTCAACGGCTCCCCCAGAGGCTGCAGGGAGAACAGACATCCCATAATCCCTTGCGACAGTGACTCTGAAGACAGTTACTCTCCTCCACCTGAGTACAATTTATCCTTCCACTACCCTTCATTCTGA
- the flt1 gene encoding vascular endothelial growth factor receptor 1 isoform X2, with protein MIGTLLLLILCGMLGCTLGKESKGKFSTPVLDVSEQQLVLEANQTLRLKCRGRWELLWALPSGVTKENQTLRVDESRCGKRETQHCSTLVLSHAKARHTGSFRCRYRHKQQKQAAVYVYVRDSQRPFVRVQKESPELMFLKEGEPLIFPCKVTWPDAVVSLIKWQAPIQTLIPDQKNIIWNSRQGFIIRSPSIVHTGLFSCEIKVNGVKHLQHYITHRPVNEILEVYLNSTRPVQTLQGGRLALNCTVTAPLNSRVTISWSYPGTANITKRIMPGKSQIMFYSILSISHLRKSDRGAYTCHVRNGPVHRETNTTVIVYDEPFLRLKHRQGSVLHASAGQKYYRLTPKLRAFPPAEVIWLKDGMVAAEKCSRYHAEGSSLVIRDVAEEDAGVYTVLTGIQQFGLYRNITYSLVVNVRPQIGEKAVSVQDPGTVQRGSRQALRCTTYGVPPPKIQWFWHPCPPKRKCEQPGASSRWTNVAEQTTATSTDNPVLSMGQKREWLQGRNKTVGVLTVAEAAVSGVYRCVASNSVGKDELDIRFYVTDVPDGFMVSLKEEPTEGGDLNLSCTANRHLYSELSWHRLPDVSVTTPIGPALGGEVAWGEFSNTLHLSLSNLTAGHSGTYRCSGHHLLTGELTHREARVDVTVLEAPVLMQNLSDCSVNVSSSVTLMCLAHGVPRPLITWYKDQQRLKEMSGIMLALRGETLHIDRITTDDQGLYTCQATNERGSVESSAYISVESSAESLSMEIPTLACTCVVATLFWLLITLLIRKLKQQNSSAGKTEYLSIVLDPGEGSLARQCERLQFDPSQWEFPRDRLKLEKPLGEGAFGKVMQASAFGINNATGCTTVAVKMLKEGATPSEHKALMTELKILNHIGHHLNVVNLLGACTRAGGPLMVIVEYCRHGNLSAYLKSKREVFFLTTVTTVRGRQYGGKRPLVITSSNQSSTSSGFEEEIEDNSVNPISPSETPLLLEDLISYSFQVAKGMEFLASRKCIHRDLAARNILLSDNNVVKICDFGLARDVYRNPDYVRKGDARLPLKWMSPESIFDKVFTTQSDVWSFGVLLWEIFSLGASPYPGLNIDEEFCHRLKQGTRMRAPEYSTPEIYSTMLACWEQNPADRPTFTGLVKTLGDLLQAQVQQDGKDYIPLSASFSDDGEFTWQDYKDASQRGYINTRRTETITTFEEDPHRENSDDNQTDSGMVLPSEELKRLRWSDKIHSDSLSKFFRLHSCQQDVGSSSVLPCVNGSPRGCRENRHPIIPCDSDSEDSYSPPPEYNLSFHYPSF; from the exons ACAGCCAGCGGCCGTTCGTGAGGGTGCAGAAGGAGTCTCCGGAGCTGATGTTCCTGAAAGAAGGGGAGCCCCTCATCTTCCCCTGCAAGGTCACATGGCCAGACGCCGTGGTGTCTTTGATCAAG TGGCAAGCCCCGATCCAAACACTGATTCCAGATCAGAAAAACATCATCTGGAACAGCAGACAGGGGTTCATCATCCGCAGCCCCTCCATCGTCCACACCGGCCTCTTCTCCTGTGAAATAAAGGTCAACGGTGTCAAACATCTGCAGCACTACATCACCCACAGACCAG TGAACGAGATACTAGAAGTGTATTTGAACAGCACCCGTCCTGTCCAGACCCTTCAGGGAGGCCGACTGGCTCTTAACTGCACCGTCACAGCGCCACTTAACTCCAGAGTCACCATCAGCTGGAGCTACCCTGGGACG GCCAACATTACTAAACGTATAATGCCTGGGAAATCCCAGATAATGTTCTACAGCATCCTGTCTATCTCTCACCTTCGCAAGTCCGATCGGGGTGCCTACACTTGCCACGTCAGGAATGGCCCTGTGCATCGAGAGACCAACACCACTGTCATTGTCTATG ATGAACCGTTCCTCAGGTTGAAGCACAGACAAGGTTCTGTGCTTCATGCTTCAGCAGGGCAGAAATACTACCGGCTCACGCCGAAGCTACGAGCGTTTCCGCCCGCGGAGGTCATCTG GCTGAAGGATGGTATGGTGGCAGCAGAAAAGTGCTCTCGATACCACGCCGAGGGGAGCTCCCTGGTGATTCGAGATGTAGCTGAAGAAGATGCTGGCGTTTACACCGTCCTCACAGGAATCCAGCAGTTTGGGCTTTACCGCAATATCACATACTCTCTGGTTGTAAACG TGAGACCTCAGATCGGGGAGAAGGCCGTCTCGGTGCAGGATCCGGGAACAGTCCAGCGAGGCAGCAGGCAGGCCTTGCGCTGCACCACATATGGAGTCCCACCTCCCAAAATCCAGTGGTTCTGGCACCCATGTCCCCCAAAACGAAA GTGCGAGCAGCCAGGAGCTTCCTCCAGGTGGACCAACGTTGCAGAGCAGACGACGGCCACGTCCACGGACAACCCCGTCCTCAGCATGGGCCAGAAACGGGAGTGGCTGCAGGGCCGGAACAAG ACGGTGGGGGTCCTGACGGTGGCTGAGGCGGCTGTGTCCGGTGTGTACCGCTGCGTTGCCTCCAACTCAGTGGGCAAGGACGAGCTGGACATCCGTTTCTATGTCACAG ATGTTCCTGACGGGTTTATGGTGAGCTTAAAGGAGGAGCCAACCGAGGGCGGGGACCTTAACCTGTCCTGCACAGCCAATAGGCACCTCTATTCAGAGCTCTCCTGGCACAGACTGCCAGACGTGTCCGTGACCACACCCATTGGTCCTGCGTTGGGAGGTGAGGTCGCGTGGGGCGAGTTCTCCAACACTCTGCATCTGTCGCTTAGCAACCTTACAGCCGGACACTCCGGGACCTACCGCTGTTCTGGCCATCACCTGCTCACGGGGGAGCTCACACACCGCGAAGCCCGTGTGGATGTTACAG TCCTGGAGGCGCCGGTGCTGATGCAGAATCTGAGTGACTGCAGCGTGAACGTGAGCAGCTCCGTCACACTCATGTGTCTTGCCCATGGAGTCCCAAGGCCTCTTATCACATGGTATAAGGACCAACAGAGACTCAAAGAGATGTCCG GTATCATGCTGGCTCTGCGTGGTGAGACGCTTCACATCGACCGAATTACCACCGACGATCAGGGCCTCTACACCTGCCAGGCAACCAATGAGAGAGGCTCTGTGGAGAGCTCCGCCTACATTTCGGTCGAAA GCTCAGCTGAGTCTCTGTCCATGGAGATTCCCACTCTTGCATGTACCTGTGTAGTTGCCACTCTGTTCTGGTTGCTTATCACACTCCTCATTCGCAAACTGAAACAG CAAAACTCCTCAGCAGGCAAAACAGAGTATCTGTCCATAGTCCTGGACCCGGGGGAGGGCAGCCTTGCCCGGCAGTGTGAGAGGCTCCAGTTTGACCCGTCCCAGTGGGAGTTTCCCCGGGATCGTCTAAAACTGG AGAAGCCATTAGGAGAAGGCGCTTTTGGGAAGGTGATGCAGGCCTCGGCTTTTGGCATCAATAACGCTACAGGCTGCACAACTGTGGCGGTCAAGATGCTGAAAG AGGGAGCTACGCCCAGCGAACACAAAGCTCTGATGACAGAGCTGAAAATCCTGAACCACATTGGGCACCACCTCAATGTCGTCAATCTACTGGGGGCCTGCACAAGAGCTGGAG GACCTCTGATGGTGATTGTTGAGTACTGCAGGCATGGGAACCTTTCAGCCTACCTGAAGAGCAAGCGCGAGGTCTTCTTTTTGACCACTGTGACCACG GTCCGAGGAAGACAATATGGAGGGAAGAGGCCTCTGGTGATCACATCCAGCAACCAAAGCAGCACCAGCTCTGGGTTCGAGGAGGAGATCGAGGACAACAGTG TGAACCCCATTTCTCCCAGCGAAACCCCGTTGCTGCTGGAGGACCTAATTTCCTACAGCTTTCAGGTGGCCAAAGGAATGGAGTTCCTGGCTTCACGCAAG TGTATCCACCGTGACCTGGCTGCACgaaacatcttgctgtctgaTAACAACGTGGTGAAGATCTGTGACTTTGGCCTGGCCCGAGACGTCTACAGGAACCCCGATTACGTACGCAAGGGAGAC GCAAGACTTCCTCTGAAGTGGATGTCCCCGGAATCCATTTTTGACAAGGTGTTCACAACTCAGAGTGACGTGTGGTCTTTCGGAGTTCTGCTGTGGGAGATTTTTTCCCTGG GAGCTTCTCCATATCCAGGACTGAACATAGACGAGGAGTTCTGCCACAGGCTGAAGCAGGGCACCCGTATGCGCGCCCCTGAATACAGCACCCCTGAAAT CTACAGCACCATGCTGGCATGCTGGGAGCAGAACCCGGCAGATAGACCCACCTTCACCGGCCTGGTGAAGACACTGGGAGACCTCCTGCAGGCCCAGGTCCAGCAG gaTGGGAAGGATTATATTCCCCTCAGCGCATCTTTCTCTGACGACGGTGAATTTACATGGCAGGATTACAAAGATGCCAGCCAAAGAGG CTATATAAACACCAGACGGACAGAAACCATCACAACGTTTGAAGAAGATCCCCACAGGGAAAACTCTGAT GATAACCAGACAGACAGTGGCATGGTTCTGCCCTCTGAGGAGTTGAAAAGGCTGAGATGGAGCGACAAAATCCACTCTGACAGCCTGAGCAA GTTCTTTAGGCTCCACTCGTGTCAGCAGGACGTGGGTTCTTCTTCAGTGTTGCCATGTGTCAACGGCTCCCCCAGAGGCTGCAGGGAGAACAGACATCCCATAATCCCTTGCGACAGTGACTCTGAAGACAGTTACTCTCCTCCACCTGAGTACAATTTATCCTTCCACTACCCTTCATTCTGA